A stretch of DNA from Vulcanisaeta thermophila:
AACCTCTTCCTCGTACCTCTTCCTCATGCTACAATTAAGCACTACCAATAACCCACCCACGCTGGTCCCTACTGGATACGTACTTATAAAGTAGCCCCGCCTTATCAAGACGCCTATATCCACCGCCCAGTTTCAGCATTTCCACCGCCCTGCTGGGGTCGGTGACCAGGGAGCCTGCCACGACGTCTATGCCGAGCTCATGCATTGTAGGTGGGTAGGCAGAGGCTGTGGGTCCACTGAGCACCACCCTGGCGCCCTCCCTCTTGATTGATAGTAGGTGGTCAATGGTATTATTGACTAGGGAGGACCCAGTTATCACCAACAGGTCACACCTGGGCACTATTAAGGGTGCGTTAACGTCTGGGTAACTATCACCGCGCAGGTCACCCCTACGCTCCAGTTGATAAACAACGCACCTATCAGCGACGGCGTTGGCCACGGGCGTTATGGAGCCAATGAAGCACGCGGTGCATGGTGGCTTGGCCAGGTTCAGTATGTACTCCCTAAGGTCAGCCCTGGGTAGCTTTAAACCATCCCTAACGAC
This window harbors:
- a CDS encoding Rossmann-like domain-containing protein gives rise to the protein MARWGRKPSVEELLDLVTDLDSLVRALGVALINALSHYMVVRDGLKLPRADLREYILNLAKPPCTACFIGSITPVANAVADRCVVYQLERRGDLRGDSYPDVNAPLIVPRCDLLVITGSSLVNNTIDHLLSIKREGARVVLSGPTASAYPPTMHELGIDVVAGSLVTDPSRAVEMLKLGGGYRRLDKAGLLYKYVSSRDQRGWVIGSA